The proteins below come from a single Rhizobium sp. BT04 genomic window:
- the ftsZ gene encoding cell division protein FtsZ, with translation MTDAKSGISGLRPHITVIGVGGGGGNAINNMIAEKLAGVEFIAANTDAQVLATSKATRRIQLGANVTEGLGAGSLPEIGHAAAEESIDEIMDHLAGSHMCFVTAGMGGGTGTGAAPVIARAARAAGILTVGVVTKPFTFEGNRRMRTAEVGIEALRQAADTVIVIPNQNLFRIADAKTTFAEAFMTADRVLYAGVGCITDLIVKEGLINLDFADVKSVMQGMGRAMMGTGEASGESRAMKAAEAAIANPLLDDISMRGAKGVLISISGGSDMTLFEVDEAASRIRDEVQDDADIVVGAIFDRSLDGKFRVSVVATGLEGSSLPASASHAPAEQIQTRTLQ, from the coding sequence ATGACGGACGCCAAGAGCGGCATTTCGGGACTGCGGCCGCATATTACAGTCATCGGCGTCGGTGGCGGTGGCGGCAATGCGATCAACAATATGATCGCGGAAAAGTTGGCAGGCGTTGAATTCATCGCCGCAAATACGGACGCCCAGGTCCTCGCCACGTCCAAGGCGACGCGGCGCATTCAACTCGGCGCGAACGTGACGGAGGGTCTCGGCGCCGGGTCACTGCCTGAGATCGGCCATGCGGCGGCCGAGGAGTCGATCGATGAGATCATGGATCACCTGGCAGGATCGCACATGTGTTTCGTCACCGCCGGCATGGGCGGCGGGACGGGCACAGGTGCTGCACCTGTCATCGCGCGCGCCGCACGTGCCGCCGGCATCCTGACGGTCGGCGTCGTCACCAAGCCCTTTACCTTTGAGGGCAATCGCCGCATGCGGACGGCGGAAGTCGGCATCGAGGCACTCCGTCAGGCAGCCGATACCGTCATCGTCATTCCCAATCAGAACCTTTTCCGCATCGCCGATGCGAAAACGACTTTCGCCGAGGCGTTCATGACGGCCGACCGCGTGCTCTATGCCGGCGTCGGCTGCATTACCGATCTCATCGTCAAGGAAGGCCTGATCAACCTCGATTTTGCCGACGTGAAGTCGGTCATGCAAGGCATGGGACGCGCCATGATGGGCACTGGCGAAGCCTCCGGCGAGAGCCGCGCGATGAAGGCGGCGGAAGCGGCAATCGCCAACCCGCTTCTCGATGATATCTCGATGAGAGGCGCCAAAGGCGTGCTGATCTCGATATCGGGCGGCTCGGATATGACGCTGTTCGAAGTGGACGAAGCGGCAAGCCGCATTCGCGACGAGGTGCAGGATGACGCCGATATCGTCGTCGGCGCCATCTTCGACCGCAGCCTTGACGGCAAGTTCCGCGTCTCGGTCGTGGCGACCGGCCTGGAAGGCAGCTCCCTGCCCGCATCCGCTTCTCACGCCCCGGCCGAACAGATCCAGACGCGTACGCTGCAGTAA